The region TCCATTAGTACAGACCTGTAACCCTCTAGTATACCACTTGAATAATCTCCAGACTTAAAATAAGGCAACATATATTCATCCTGGATCCTTCCGGTCTTACCGTCAGTTAATGCACCCTCCAGTCCATACCCTACCTCTATACGTGATTTTCTGTCACCTGCAACCAAGAGTATAAGCACTCCATTATCCTCATCCTTTTGCCCTATACCCCAACTGCGAAGCACATCAATGGAGAAATCTTCAAGAGGCTCATCATTTAGGCTGTCTATGGTTAAAACTACTATCTGGGCACCGGTTTGTCGTTCCAGATCCATGCTATGGTTTAATATATATTCTTCTGTATCGCTATCCAAAACATCTGCATAGTCATTTATATAAAACTCCTTTGTAGGAGATGGAATGGCGTTTTCCGATGCCATAGCAATACAAGATACAGGCAAAATCGATATGGCAATTAGTAATACAACCAATAGGCTTTTCTTCATTATAGATGCCCCTTACTTGCCAAAATCTACTTTAGGCACATCTTTTGCACCTTCCTGTGCCTTAAAATATTCAACCTTTTCAAATCCAAACATTTTAGCCAGTATATTTCCTGGGAAACGTCTTATGGCAGTATTATAATTTTTTGCAGCATCATTATAGTCCCGTCTTGCAATTGATATTCTATTTTCAGTATTTTCAAGATTATCAGATAACTGCCTGAAGTTTGCATCAGATTTTAACTCAGGGTAATTTTCCACTACCACTAGCAATCTTGATAATGCATTGGTAAGTTCTGCATCACCCTCTGCCTTCTCTTCCAATGTAGAAGCACCTGAGAGCTTTGTCCGTGCATCAGTTACATTCTTTAGTACTTCCTTTTCCTGAGCCGCAAATCCCTTTACCGTTTCCACCAAGTTGGGTATCAAATCATTTCTACGTTGAAGCTGATTGTCTACCTGACTTAATTTGTTTTCAACATCCTCGTTTAAATTTACCAGTCTGTTATATCCGCTTATTATGTTGATAACAAGTATTAAAACTATTATACCAATTACTATCCATTTAGTTTTATTTCTTTCCATATCTATCTCCTTCCTAACTGCTAGTAAATGCTGTTTTATCCTCTTTTGTAAACCAAATCTATCGCTTTTTAACTGTATCAACAAGTATCACACAACCGCCTACTATGAGCATTGCATAGTAGCTCAAAAGTCTCCAAAGGAGCATAGCTAAAAGTATATAATCCTTTGGGAAAAAGAGATCAAATAAAGCAAAAAATCCACCTTCTGACGCACCTGCAGCTCCTGGTGTAGGCACGAAAGACACTGCAAAATATAAGAATATATTTACAAGTATAAAATCCCACATACCTGTAGATGAAAATCCACAGCTTCTGTATATGAAATATGGTATACCAAGATAACATGGCAGCTCTAAGATAGTGACAAAAAAGGGCCTTATGAGTGATTTCCTATTGGCTCGCAATAGCCTTACCGTATTAGAATACTGGGTTATATTATCAGCTATTTTTTCTGTAAAGTGCTCATCCTCTTTTATAATATTCTTCTTCTTTAAAAACTTTACACTCACATCAAATATAGTATTTAAAAGCCCCTCTTTTGCAGATAATATATATAAGAAAAGCGGTCCTCCCATGGAAAATATAAAGCCCACTACGCACGCCCCAAACATTATTGGAGAATAACTTTTTATAAATCTTCCCTTCATGATAAATGCTATAATGGAGAATATACCCATACCTATCTGGTGCACCCAAAACTTTATCATAAGCATGGATACGGAAAGCCCTGCAGGTACCCCATACTTACCCATATATACAATCTGGGCCGGTTGGCTACCACTCCCTAAAGGGGTAATAGCGGTATAATATTTTCCTACCATTGTCACCTTAAACGCCTGATTAAAATCCAGTCTATGGCTAGTAAAATTAGTCACATCCCTAAGGGCCAGTGCATCAAACGCCCAAAATAGGAATGTAAATAAAAAGCCTCCTAAAATCCAATATATATTTATTCTATTGATGGCATCAGGTATATTCTTTATTTCTGGATTTGAGAAGGCAATAAAAGCTAATATACCCAAGTTTATAAGTAAATATATAATATTCCATTTTTCTTTTTTGTCCATATACTCTTCCCCTGCAAAATAAAAATATCTTACATACCATGTAATATTACAGCAAGGATTATTTAAAGTCAATAATACATTTGCTTAAAGTATTTCCAGCAATTGCTCCATTTTGTATATCTTAAAATCCGCCTCAACTGTACCTTCACATCCATTACTTATAAAAAAGCATGATGATACTTGTGCATCCTTTGCCGCTAATATATCTA is a window of Xylanivirga thermophila DNA encoding:
- a CDS encoding TPM domain-containing protein, producing MKKSLLVVLLIAISILPVSCIAMASENAIPSPTKEFYINDYADVLDSDTEEYILNHSMDLERQTGAQIVVLTIDSLNDEPLEDFSIDVLRSWGIGQKDEDNGVLILLVAGDRKSRIEVGYGLEGALTDGKTGRIQDEYMLPYFKSGDYSSGILEGYRSVLMEIYKEYDIEPEEIDDISPQPAPSLDGEVDGNGGYILLFVVIVLLLDRAFLGGALFRFLMYLFFSGRGGPRGGGSGWSGGGGGSWGGNSGGGGSGGGGGSSRSW
- a CDS encoding LemA family protein; translation: MERNKTKWIVIGIIVLILVINIISGYNRLVNLNEDVENKLSQVDNQLQRRNDLIPNLVETVKGFAAQEKEVLKNVTDARTKLSGASTLEEKAEGDAELTNALSRLLVVVENYPELKSDANFRQLSDNLENTENRISIARRDYNDAAKNYNTAIRRFPGNILAKMFGFEKVEYFKAQEGAKDVPKVDFGK
- a CDS encoding lysylphosphatidylglycerol synthase transmembrane domain-containing protein translates to MDKKEKWNIIYLLINLGILAFIAFSNPEIKNIPDAINRINIYWILGGFLFTFLFWAFDALALRDVTNFTSHRLDFNQAFKVTMVGKYYTAITPLGSGSQPAQIVYMGKYGVPAGLSVSMLMIKFWVHQIGMGIFSIIAFIMKGRFIKSYSPIMFGACVVGFIFSMGGPLFLYILSAKEGLLNTIFDVSVKFLKKKNIIKEDEHFTEKIADNITQYSNTVRLLRANRKSLIRPFFVTILELPCYLGIPYFIYRSCGFSSTGMWDFILVNIFLYFAVSFVPTPGAAGASEGGFFALFDLFFPKDYILLAMLLWRLLSYYAMLIVGGCVILVDTVKKR